The Nasonia vitripennis strain AsymCx chromosome 1 unlocalized genomic scaffold, Nvit_psr_1.1 chr1_random0016, whole genome shotgun sequence genome has a segment encoding these proteins:
- the LOC116416074 gene encoding uncharacterized protein LOC116416074 produces the protein MRVINCDKEFKQWLLKIGDGKYSIKFKMDNDIALLPTEFLSTVDRIMEIYGDCFDNNNVNKLCERFIPARKKNDVLNINNDILNRMQGDVREYLSVDSCQDDIKQMLPIEFLNSLTPNGLPPHKLRLKVGAAEIISGKQFGKVILIP, from the exons ATGAGGGTTATAAATTGTGACAAAGAGTTTAAACAATggctattaaaaattggagATGGAAAATATTCcatcaaatttaaaatggaCAATGATATAGCTTTACTTCCAACTGAATTTTTATCAACCGTTGATAGAATTATGGAAATTTATGGAGATTgctttgataataataatgttaataAACTTTGCGAAAGATTTATTCCAGCGCGAAAAAAGAATGATGTACTGAACATTAATAATGACATTTTAAATAGGATGCAAGGTGATGTAAGAGAGTATCTAAGTGTAGATTCATGCCAAGATGATATTAAACAGATGTTaccaatagaatttttaaattcacttaCGCCAAATGGCCTACCGCCTCATAAGTTACGCTTAAAAGTAGGTGCa GCAGAAATAATTAGCGGTAAACAATTTGGTAAAGTTATTTTAATACCATAG
- the LOC116416073 gene encoding uncharacterized protein LOC116416073 translates to MSVDVFGHTLEQVNSRPGPPGIGFQLTADGQYDLQNKRLCNLSEPQESSDAVNLDILQRSLHSEVRSVYEVTALLRKDLDDAKLELQIFKDQSAEKVKKIDVAIEELQTLTHRGIVEEIHKPARRNYPRRKFNVRGLDETWQADLVEMQPYARVNKGFRYLLTIVDVFSKSAWAVPVKRKFREEVTAAMKSVLHQGRVPTNLQTDRDKEFYNKSFQNLMKFYNINLYSTYSNLKASICERFNRTLKNKMWIQFSLRGNYKWLDILPDLIAKYNDTKHRTIGIKPNEVSNHRAQVLKRFRKKSGVTKKKQKFKVGDKVRVSNAKQVFDKGYTPNWSTEIFTVSHVIPNNPVTYKLKDYRDEPIAGGFYEQELSKTKYPDVYLVEKVLKRRGNQVYVKWLGFDSTHNSWTDKSSV, encoded by the exons ATGAGCGTCGACGTGTTTGGTCACACTCTGGAACAAGTCAATAGCAGACCAGGTCCTCCCGGTATCGGCTTCCAATTGACAGCAGACGGTCAGTACGATCTGCAAAATAAGAGATTGTGCAACCTTTCGGAGCCTCAGGAGTCGAGCGATGCAGTCAACCTCGACATCTTGCAACGCTCGCTTCATTCTGAAGTACGCAGTGTGTACGAGGTTACAGCTCTCTTGAGAAAGGACCTCGACGATGCAAAATTAGAGctacaaattttcaaagacCAGAGTGCAGAGAAAGTGAAGAAAATTGACGTGGCTATCGAGGAATT GCAAACGCTGACACATCGGGGAATAGTAGAGGAAATTCATAAGCCAGCACGACGCAACTATCCCAGACGAAAGTTTAACGTACGAGGATTGGATGAGACTTGGCAAGCTGATCTCGTGGAGATGCAACCCTACGCTCGAGTGAACAAAGGCTTCAGATACTTGCTGACCATCGTGGATGTATTTTCCAAGTCTGCGTGGGCTGTTCCAGTCAAGCGAAAATTCAGAGAAGAAGTCACTGCAGCGATGAAGTCTGTACTGCATCAAGGACGAGTACCTACAAATTTGCAGACAGATCGAGACAAGGAGTTCTACAACAAGAGTTTCCAGAATCTCATGAAGTTCTACAACATCAATCTCTACTCCACATACAGCAATCTCAAAGCTTCGATTTGTGAACGCTTCAATCGGACTCTCAAGAACAAGATGTGGATACAGTTCAGCTTACGAGGAAACTACAAGTGGCTCGACATCTTGCCCGATCTCATAGCAAAGTACAACGATACCAAGCATCGAACTATCGGTATAAAACCCAACGAAGTCTCCAACCATCGAGCCCAAGTTTTGAAACGATTTCGTAAAAAGTCCGGAgtaacgaagaaaaagcagaagtTCAAGGTTGGCGACAAAGTACGAGTGAGCAACGCCAAGCAAGTGTTCGATAAAGGATACACACCCAACTGGTCCACGGAGATATTCACAGTCAGCCACGTGATTCCTAACAATCCAGTGACTTACAAGTTGAAGGACTATCGAGACGAGCCCATAGCTGGTGGATTCTACGAACAAGAACTCTCGAAGACCAAGTATCCCGACGTATACCTCGTGGAGAAAGTCTTGAAGAGACGAGGAAATCAAGTCTATGTCAAGTGGCTGGGGTTCGATAGCACTCACAACAGCTGGACTGACAAATCATCGGTGTAA